Below is a genomic region from Jiangella gansuensis DSM 44835.
GGCGGGAGAGAACAGCCGCAGGCTGTCGTAGTAGTGGGGCCAGGAGCCCGACGGCCGGTCGCCGGCCTCGAGAACGATGGGCTGTAGGCCGGCGTCGCGGCAGGCGCGGGCTGCGGCGAGGCCGGACTGGCCGGCGCCGACGACGATCACGGGGTGCTCTGGTGTGGTCACCACAACAACGTATCGTCAAATCGCGATATGTCAAAGTGGCGATATGTTGCGTATGCTCGGTGGCGTGAGCGAGGTCGTGACGGCGGGGGAGCGCAGGTCGCTGCCGCTGGTGGCCGACGATCTGGTGGAGCTGAGCGACGCCACGCTTGAGTTCCTCAAGGCGCTGGCCAGTCCGGCCCGGCAGAAGATCCTGCTGTTGTTCGCTCGTGGTGCGGAGCTTTCGGTGGGTGAGGTGGCGGAGCTGGCCGGGGTCGGTCAGTCCACGGCGTCGGAGCAGTTGAAGCTCCTGCGCCGCGGCGGCATCGTCACCTCCCGTCGCGACGGCAAGGCCGTCTACTACCGCGCCGACAAGACCGGCATGGCGCGGGC
It encodes:
- a CDS encoding ArsR/SmtB family transcription factor; protein product: MSEVVTAGERRSLPLVADDLVELSDATLEFLKALASPARQKILLLFARGAELSVGEVAELAGVGQSTASEQLKLLRRGGIVTSRRDGKAVYYRADKTGMARALADLQAYLEVCC